The Schistocerca piceifrons isolate TAMUIC-IGC-003096 chromosome 11, iqSchPice1.1, whole genome shotgun sequence genome includes the window acctggagctgccgttctgcagatgccatcgaggaggaactaacccaaatgcagaaatcatccacatacagggcaggagcgaccaagggaccgacagaggccagaagtccatcgatagcaatgaggaaaagaaggacactcaagacagaaccctgtgggatgcccgtctcctgggtccgtggagaactaaaagcagtaccaactctaactctgaatgaccgatggatcaggaactggcggataaaaatcgggagtgggccccgaagaccccactgatgaagggttagtaagatgtgatggcgccaggccgcgtcataggccttgcgaaggtcaaaaaacactgcaaccaaatggcggcgctgggaaaaagcctgcagaactgcggattccaagcgaagtaaatgatcgattggagatcgtccgtCTCTAAAGCCACACTGGTatggggacaatagatcccgagattcgaggacccaagtgagccgacgggctaccagccgttcaagtaacttacaaccaacattggtcaaactaattggccgatagctgtcaacagataggggattctgaccaggcttaaggacaggaaccacaatgctatccctccactgagaagggaagtcaccctggagccagatacggttaaacacccgaagaagatggtgccgttgtggagcactgagatgttgaagcagctgtttATGAATGGAATcggggccaggggccgtatcatgagaagaagatagagcagaaagaaattcccattcagtgaaaggttcattgtaagattctgactcacaagtggtgaaacataaggcgacagcttcagcctgctgtttttgatgaaggaaagcagctggataggaggccgatgCTGATGCCAcggcaaaatgggtcgcaagatgttctgcgagaactaatgggtctgtacaaatgccatctgcgaggtgaaggcctgggagggtggactgccgatggcaaccttggagagagcgaagtgtagcccatacccgcgacagagggacagtggaaccaagggaagaaacgaatcgttcccaacatatccgcttgctctgtttgattaaataacgggctttagcgcgaaggcgcttaaaggtagaaaggctggctacagatgggtgcctcttgaagtgttgcaaagctcgacggcgatcacggatggcaatggcaatggccgtactccaccacgggactggcCGACGACGAAATTggccagatgagcgcgggacagcaagggtagcagcgcgaacaatcgcgtcagacacgtcacgtaggacgtcatcaatacaacccgacaaagagggagaaaactcgacctgtgcagtgtatagaggccaatcggcgcggtggaaagaccaacgaggtaacctgtccatcggggagtgggaagggagcgtgataatcaacgggaaatggtcactatcacaaaggtcgtcgtgtggcgaccagtgtaatgaagggaggagagagggagaagaaagagaaagatcaatggcagaaaaggtaccatgaccagcactgaaatgagtaggggaaccatcattaagaaggcacaggtcgtggtctgcaataaattggtcgataagaagacctcgtctagatggaaaggcactgccccacaaaggatgatgagcattaaaatccccaaggaggaggaagggaggaggaagttgctgaagaagggtggttaaggcagcaggtgtaaaagtcctgtcaggagggagataaagattgcatactgtgactgcagagtctaagtggaccctaacagcaaccgcttccaatgtagtttggagaggaatccacgtgctagcaatgtctgtacggaccaacgtacaaacgccaccagaagcccgcaagggtccgacccgatttcgacagaaaacacggaacccacggagggtcggtgagtgagcatcagtaaaatgagattcctggagaaccacacaagctgctgagtaggacgacagaagggatttcaattccggaaggtgacgataatagccattacaattccattggagaaccacagaacgatggtttaaatgagggctgaacacgctaaatccagtcataccgccgggtccccacccgtcaccgacaaggagggcgCAACGTCCATAAgagacaggtcagaatccggttgcgaagtcggggaagggacctccggtgataccagaggctctttgtcccgggacttatgtttcttcttcttttcaggctgagatcgaggagggctgtatggcataatggagccagctgcagcaagatcaggaacagaaagagacagggcgacctgggggccgatagaccgcgctgcagcagacctctgacctggaaggtgccgggaaggggcatcccgggagaggcgcccttgaccggcagacgccgaaggagtgggacacttctccggctggggagggggagcagcgcccagaggagagggtgtgggagccgcaggggaggggggaaggagaggggtccgggacgggggtaaggaagggatgaagatgtaaccaaggcgtaactaggtgtcatggacacagggtgcaatcatgcatatttcttacgggcctctgtgtagcttaaacgatcaagggacttatactcctgtatctttttttctttcttatagactgggcaatctgctgaacgtggagaatgactaccatgacaatttacacatacaagagggggaacacagggactcccctcatggagtggacgtccacagtcaccacagagagggtcctgggaacagcgagaagacatgtggccaaaacgcaagcacttaaaacaccgcataggaggtgggatgtacggcttcacatcacagcgatagaccataatcttaactttctcaggaagggtatccccttcaaaggccaggataaagccaccagtatcaatacgattatccttaggacccttctgaacacgccgaacaaagtgaacaccccgccgtccgagattgtcccgaagttcctcatcagtttgaaggatgaggtctctgtgaaaaatcacaccttgtaccatatttagagactggtgaggggtgatggacacgggaattgtgccaagatgggtacaggcacgaagggccgcagattgggcagccgaagcagtttttatcagcaacgaacccgaccgcatcttgctcagggagtccacttcgccgaacttgtcttcaatgtgttccacaaagaataaaggtttgacactggtgaaagtatctccatcagtcctagtgcaaactagataacgggggaaaggttttgcccctagacgacgggcctgaccctcctcccagggggtagccacggaagggaaggccgaaggagcaagagaagcagcacttgaggaatcagtaccacgcagagagacggccgcagaagagcggccagagttttggacccgtatgcgtttcatctgcatagcgtccgccctgataccacccactccgatcaggggctctcctcatgggcgccacccagccacagcaagggccgtctggcacggcggccattgccgggagttccgatgctccaggatgacgagcaaccactccaaggcatgcatgaggaggtcacagctcaggtatcagaagtgtgatccctgtgtgttcagggggctcaaccaaaagggtacatagcggccccaccacacgggctggctaccgtgctggctatgcaccctagcatcagacaacgacgtaaaaggaaaggtggaatgtactaggagggctcacgtcagagacactaggtaaggtgctcttccccaaatggctcacactacggaagagaaattttggaatggaggtcaaaccccagagggggaccaaggaatgccaaaaggaggagatgagtaCGCagcaaagccggagtgtaaaaccaacagaaccaggaggatagcgggggccaacataagcaaggacaccaagagagggagaggagagggcgaggggaaaggggtatggaggggaaaggaggggaagggaaaggaaatgcagcccgggagagaaagaaggctgcaatggctcggggccccgtgctcgccacgcacgtgtccacaaaagagttgtggaccccctggggggacaagtaaagggaaagaaaggaaaggattTCTGGTCGTATGAGAATAGGGTAGTAGCGACAGCAGCAGATAACAGGAGTAGGTTTCAGTATCAATAGAAAGGCAGGGCAGAAAGTGAGATACTGTAAACGGATGAGTATAGATGTTCTCTtgagaatcgaaagcaaaccaacaacatccatagttcaggtatacatgatgacgtcgcaagttgaaggtgaagagagagaaagtatgaggatattgaacaggtaattcggtACATATGTGATAGTCATGGAGGGATTGAAACGCAACcgtaggcgaaggagtagaagaaacggttacacgaGAATATGTACTTGATAATAGGAATAGGAGAGAAGTAAGGCTAGTTAAGTTCAATAGTAAATTTATCCTAGTAATAGCTGGTATAGTCTATTCAAGAATCTTGAGACAAGGGGTATACTTGAGAAAGGACCGAAACATGGGAGGTTTAAAGtcagattttgaaatcagatactggactgtaaagcatacccaggagtagatttagactcataacaatttagcagtgatgaagagtaggctgaattttacgAGACTCGCCAGGAGCAATCGAtgtacaaagaagtggaatacagtagtactaaggaaagaagagatgagatttatgttctctgaggctacagatactgcgataattaaCAGCTCaatagttggaaagaaaaatgtaggtacaaagaagctaactgcgaagaaaccatgggaaacataagaaatccttcagttgatcAATCAAAGAcagaagttcaaaaatattcaggaaaatcagTAATTGAGAAGTATGTCACTTAAGGATgaaatgaataggaaatgcagagaagctaacgtgaaatggctgcatgaaaaatgtgaagaaatcaaagaagaaatgattcttgggacgactgacgcagcatatagaaaagtcaaagcaatcttccacagaattaaaagcaagcgtggtaacattaagagcacaatgggaattccagtgttaaatacaGAAACGAGATCGGAtgttggaaagagtacactgaaggcctctctgATTGGAACaacttgtctgatggcgtgacagaagaacaaacaggagtcggtatggaaaatattggtgactagaatcagattttaaaagcgctttggaaaattTAAGATGAAAGAAGGCAAAAGGTATAGACAACATTcaatcagaagttctaaaatcactGGAGGAGGTGCAAAAGGTCTATTCTcactgttgtgtagaatgtatgagtctggcaatatacaatCTGACTTTGAGAGAAATATAATCTGCACGAtttggaagactgcaagagcagagaggtgtgagaattatcgcacaatcagcttaacagctcaagcatcccagTTGCTAAGAAGGATAATACACaggagaacagaaaagaaaattgatgttcggtaacgtttataggatttgtggtCCTGgcgaaagcgttcggcaatatcaaatgttgcaagatgtttgaaattctgagaaaaatacgggtaaggcagaggagaagagtaatttgcaatatgtacaagagacaagaaggtaaaataacagtggaagaccaagagcgaagtattcgggttaaaaagggtgtcagacagggatgcaatctttcgcctctactgttcaatctatataccgaagaagcgatgacggaaataaaggaaagattgaaaagtggaattaaaattcagggtgaaatgatataagatttgttgatgactgATTCCCTCAgtgactgaagaagaattacaaggtttgctgaatggaatgaacagtctaatgagtacagaataggcaatcagagtaaatcagagaaaggcgAAATTGATAGAAGCAGTAGAAGtgaaaacagcgagagacttagCATCGTGACTGATGATCAGTAATTAGATCAAGTTAAGGTGTTACGCAACATGGGCAGCAAAGAAACCCATGACGAACAAAGCAAGGACGACGTCTAATTcacactagcactgccaaaaagggaatCGTGCTTACCTGGCTTCTGCTGGTGGCTCTCCGAGCATACTGCTGACTTCAATGACTTCTTGCGGGTACTCGAGCACAGCGTCCGCCCAGCCCCGCGTGGCCATCACCTGCAGGTGGTCCTTTATGAAGGCGACGGCAGCCCTGGTGGCGTCCGGGCACGAGTGCCTCACTGCCGTGACGGCCGTCGCCGCTGCGGTCTCGACGGCCAACTGCGAGATCAGCTGCCGCTCGCAGGCAGCCTTCAGGGCCGACAAGCCGTATTTGTCGGCCGCCGAGAGCAGCTGGGCGGCCGTGTCGGGCAGCTGGGGGGCCTGCAGGGTATACGTGTAGGCCACCAGGAGCCTCAGCACCGGGCCCTCCACGTCGTCGATGCTCACCTGGCCGCAGCTGGCCTCCAGCATGTCGTGCGCGAGCATCGCTTCGAACACGGGGCTCGCGGCTGCCAACACGGCCCTGTGAGCCGCCACCCTCGTCTCGCCCGCCACCAACGTCAGCAGGGCGTCTTCACCCCCGTCTACCAGGGCGGCCAGGGCCTCGGTTGTGTTGTTCTGAACCTCCGTAACTGCCGACATGGTGGGTGGTCCTGAAACACAGTGCCACTGAGCAGCCCTCGCACTGCAACCTCAACACTTGTACGAGGCGCATGCAGACCTTTATGAAACAACAGCTGTTAAAATGTTGTACACCCTAAATCAATTGCAACGTCACCAGTTTCCTTAAAATGACGAGGGTACGTACTGCTTCGTGATCACCTAAAGTTTGTAACTACCAGTGCGGTGCTACGATAGACTGCTTTCACCTTCTAAAAATGTTATCGTTTTCAGTCAAaagatggtttatttatgtcatAGCAAAAAAATTGGCAAAGCAACAAACGTCTTTCAGCCCTAAAGATACAGGACTTATATTTAAATCCAAGCACGTGGCACCTCTGAGAAATATTTTCTTCCTCCTTATCTCAAATTCCTCAGATCCGTGACACCTCATCAGAAGCAATGTACATGTAATGCAGAAATCAGTTTCCTCGGTGAATGTCTCAGGGTAGGCACGATTAAACTTTACTGGCCgccttgaccgagcggttctaggcgcttcaatttggaaccgcgcgcctgctacggtagcaggttcgaatcctgcctcgggtatggatgtgtgtgacgtccttaggttagttaggtttaagtatttctaggttctattggactgatgacctccgatgttaagtcccatagtgctcagagccatttgaaccgttctgaACCACTGTAAGGGTCTAAATTCATTAGTACGTTTAACTCTCCTTTTAACAGACTGATATCTGTGTCTTCTTTCTTAAGAAAAAGATTCAGCGCCCACCTCCGTGGTAAACAATGCTGCATAATACAATCATAAATCGTGTCGCCATTTTATCCGAATGTTGCAAGCTATGGTGTACCC containing:
- the LOC124720475 gene encoding ankyrin-1-like, with protein sequence MSAVTEVQNNTTEALAALVDGGEDALLTLVAGETRVAAHRAVLAAASPVFEAMLAHDMLEASCGQVSIDDVEGPVLRLLVAYTYTLQAPQLPDTAAQLLSAADKYGLSALKAACERQLISQLAVETAAATAVTAVRHSCPDATRAAVAFIKDHLQVMATRGWADAVLEYPQEVIEVSSMLGEPPAEASSPTATGGGSTPKSDRQPHSGHSPTPAAAAPPTSARHTPPPDDAAVSYFRSLSEEERVRRLMKASEKGAVEEVRALLAAGADVGARHWGGWTALHWAARRGDAAVVRLLLSAASDPNARNLLGRTPLHLAAYFGHAKVVAALLQAGADRRARTDDGETPLDYARRRNHQQLVQMLTRR